The following proteins are encoded in a genomic region of Methanobrevibacter arboriphilus JCM 13429 = DSM 1125:
- a CDS encoding fumarate hydratase, with amino-acid sequence MNLSSKIEKELIKASTSYPKDRITAFKRSLNQETNENARWALELMLKNAKIANKQKLPLCDDTGIPHVFIELGKNTSLSSDLLESIKEGIANGLKSLPGRPMAVRGNDIERIDQSKGLYDESEKVVTPSFLIENSNDEDLSDKIKIHLLLLGGGPEIRAKTYRVFHKRDYKEVLNVAVGRFEGTLKLLGCTPSIPAIGIGRTHFEANSLMIKAMICGNLNYQSEIEDYITNKLNKTNIGPMGLGGKTTVLGSFVKIGPQRASGVRILATRPCCFVEPRSASISII; translated from the coding sequence ATGAATTTATCATCAAAAATAGAAAAAGAATTGATAAAAGCAAGTACTTCTTACCCTAAAGATAGAATAACTGCTTTTAAAAGAAGTTTAAATCAAGAAACCAATGAGAATGCAAGATGGGCATTGGAACTTATGCTTAAAAATGCAAAAATTGCAAATAAGCAAAAACTTCCTCTTTGTGATGATACTGGAATTCCGCATGTTTTTATAGAATTAGGTAAAAATACATCTTTATCCTCAGATTTATTAGAATCAATAAAGGAAGGAATAGCTAATGGCCTCAAAAGTTTACCTGGTAGACCAATGGCGGTTAGAGGAAATGATATAGAAAGGATTGACCAATCTAAAGGTCTTTATGATGAAAGTGAAAAGGTTGTAACTCCTTCATTTTTAATAGAAAACTCTAATGATGAAGATTTGTCTGATAAGATTAAGATTCATCTTTTATTGTTGGGAGGAGGCCCAGAAATAAGAGCTAAAACTTATAGGGTTTTCCATAAAAGGGACTATAAAGAAGTTTTAAATGTGGCTGTGGGGAGATTTGAAGGTACTTTGAAACTTTTAGGATGTACTCCTTCTATACCTGCTATTGGTATTGGGAGAACACATTTTGAAGCTAATTCTTTGATGATAAAAGCTATGATTTGTGGTAATTTAAATTATCAATCAGAAATTGAAGATTATATAACGAATAAGCTTAATAAAACTAATATTGGACCAATGGGGCTAGGTGGAAAGACAACTGTTCTTGGATCATTTGTAAAAATAGGTCCTCAAAGAGCAAGTGGTGTTAGGATATTAGCTACTCGTCCTTGTTGTTTTGTTGAACCTAGATCAGCTAGTATTTCTATCATTTAA
- a CDS encoding citryl-CoA lyase, whose translation MKIEEKLSKINNKNNVKTNTKTNTKINTQINTKTKTKTNNGTDNHRIRTSITNIQPNKIITRGYPQEELINNISFSEMVYLLLKGELPSLKEAKMLNHILISFCDHGVTPPSTQTSRLIASSGSPLNVSLAGGLLSFGKNHAGAIEDSMELFQELIKSDFYIHNNLNNNNKHNNNHNNNHNRNHNHNNYSKCNKNMDIIANDIINEYKLKNKKIPGFGHRYHNKDPRGAKLMELAKKENFIGPHSELALAIEEVLFKEKGININVDGASGALLSDMGFSSNEGFGIFMIGRIPGIIAHVTEEVNDEEEFRKFCDISDISYCGDLNKSIDD comes from the coding sequence ATGAAAATAGAAGAAAAACTATCAAAAATTAACAATAAAAATAACGTTAAAACTAATACTAAAACTAATACTAAAATCAATACTCAAATCAATACTAAAACTAAAACTAAAACTAATAATGGCACTGATAATCATAGAATAAGAACTTCTATTACTAATATTCAACCAAATAAGATTATTACAAGAGGTTATCCTCAAGAAGAGTTAATAAACAATATTAGTTTTTCTGAAATGGTCTATCTACTTTTAAAGGGAGAATTACCATCTCTTAAGGAAGCTAAAATGCTTAATCATATATTAATATCTTTTTGTGATCATGGAGTAACTCCTCCCAGTACTCAAACTTCAAGGTTAATAGCTTCTTCTGGATCTCCATTAAATGTATCTTTAGCTGGAGGATTACTTTCTTTTGGAAAAAACCATGCTGGAGCGATTGAAGATTCTATGGAGTTATTTCAAGAATTAATAAAATCTGATTTTTATATTCATAATAATCTTAATAATAACAATAAACATAATAATAACCATAATAATAACCATAATCGTAACCATAATCATAATAACTATAGTAAATGTAATAAAAATATGGATATAATTGCAAATGACATTATAAATGAATATAAATTAAAAAATAAGAAAATTCCAGGATTTGGACATAGATATCATAATAAAGACCCTCGTGGAGCTAAATTAATGGAGTTAGCTAAAAAAGAAAACTTTATTGGGCCACATAGTGAGCTTGCTTTAGCTATTGAAGAAGTACTTTTCAAGGAAAAAGGGATTAATATCAATGTTGATGGAGCAAGTGGAGCATTACTTTCTGATATGGGATTTTCAAGTAATGAAGGTTTTGGAATATTTATGATTGGTAGAATTCCCGGGATTATTGCTCATGTAACTGAAGAAGTTAATGATGAAGAAGAATTTAGAAAATTTTGTGATATTAGTGATATTTCTTATTGTGGGGATTTAAACAAGTCAATAGACGATTAA
- the msrB gene encoding peptide-methionine (R)-S-oxide reductase MsrB produces MEAYFSKLKGVVETKVGYANGFIPNPSYEEVCRIDTGHAETVKIVYNKNIISLRRLIEEFFKIIDPTTLNQQGGDIGKQYRTGIYYTSDGSREASKDLAIINSVFSQEQKRYGGNNGVNNKSVVTEIKPLESFYEAEDYHQKYLDKNPSGYCHIDLDLIPKDILEIETTSSELIDDYDFDECNYKYFTPEEKEERLKKLSSLEYEVTQKNATETPGTGKYNDFNEEGIYVDIISGEPLFTSLDKFDSGCGWPSFTKTINDDVIDETKDTSHGMVRTELKSKIAKSHLGHVFDDGPIEKGGKRYCINSASLKFIPLKDLKKEGYGDYLHLFKK; encoded by the coding sequence ATTGAAGCATACTTTTCAAAATTAAAAGGAGTTGTTGAAACTAAAGTAGGTTATGCAAATGGATTTATTCCAAATCCTAGCTATGAAGAAGTATGTAGGATAGATACAGGTCATGCTGAAACAGTTAAGATTGTTTATAATAAAAATATAATCTCTCTTCGTCGATTGATTGAAGAATTCTTTAAAATCATCGATCCAACTACATTAAACCAACAAGGTGGTGATATTGGTAAACAATATCGTACTGGAATTTACTATACTTCAGATGGTTCTAGAGAAGCTTCAAAAGATTTAGCTATTATAAATAGTGTTTTTTCCCAAGAACAAAAAAGATATGGGGGTAATAATGGAGTTAATAATAAATCAGTTGTTACTGAAATAAAACCTCTTGAGTCTTTTTATGAAGCTGAAGATTATCATCAAAAATATCTAGACAAAAATCCTAGTGGATATTGTCATATTGATCTGGATTTAATTCCTAAAGATATTCTAGAAATTGAGACTACTAGCTCTGAACTTATTGATGATTATGATTTCGATGAATGTAATTATAAATATTTCACTCCAGAAGAAAAAGAAGAAAGATTAAAAAAATTATCTTCTCTTGAATATGAAGTTACTCAGAAAAATGCAACAGAAACACCAGGCACTGGTAAATACAACGATTTCAATGAGGAAGGAATTTATGTTGATATTATTAGTGGAGAACCTCTTTTTACATCTTTAGATAAGTTTGATTCAGGTTGTGGTTGGCCTTCGTTTACAAAAACTATTAATGATGATGTTATTGATGAAACTAAAGATACTTCTCATGGAATGGTTAGAACTGAACTTAAAAGTAAAATAGCTAAATCCCATTTAGGGCATGTTTTTGATGATGGGCCTATAGAAAAAGGTGGAAAAAGATATTGTATAAATTCAGCATCTTTAAAATTCATACCTCTTAAAGATCTTAAAAAAGAGGGATATGGTGATTATTTACACTTATTTAAAAAATAA
- a CDS encoding nitroreductase family protein, translating to MEFSELIEKRYSVRGYKKDPIEKEKLDKILNAGILAPTGVNAQAFKIYVIDTEKHKEALEKIYPHPWFVEAPIVLCLAMAPAKSWTRPWDGKNISDIDAGIVMNHIILQATDLGIGTCFIGAFKKYAAQDLLQLDEEYEPVLFTPLGYPNDDGRNTSRKSIEELVVYK from the coding sequence ATGGAATTTTCAGAACTTATTGAAAAAAGATATAGTGTAAGAGGATATAAAAAAGATCCTATTGAAAAAGAAAAGCTTGATAAAATCCTAAATGCAGGAATACTTGCTCCAACCGGAGTGAATGCGCAAGCTTTTAAAATTTATGTTATTGATACTGAAAAACATAAAGAAGCTTTGGAAAAGATTTATCCTCATCCATGGTTTGTTGAAGCACCTATAGTTTTGTGTTTAGCTATGGCTCCGGCTAAATCTTGGACTCGTCCATGGGATGGAAAAAATATTAGTGATATTGATGCAGGTATTGTAATGAATCATATTATTTTACAAGCTACTGATTTGGGAATTGGAACTTGTTTCATTGGTGCTTTTAAAAAATATGCTGCTCAAGATCTTTTACAACTTGATGAAGAATATGAGCCTGTTTTATTTACTCCTTTAGGATACCCGAATGATGATGGTAGAAATACATCAAGAAAGTCTATTGAAGAATTGGTTGTTTATAAATAA
- a CDS encoding SdpI family protein, which translates to MKTIQFIFPLAILNFLTLILVSFGLPDFVPTHVNIYGSIDSFGSKWFIPLLGIIPIILIAIYILYLYYGESDINRSIEEKVIPAIAFLFIIISWIPVFLALEFSDSNNPLNLVSIDIFHFPIDIVPLILILLSVFFIFIGYFMEDIKPNHFLGIRTPWTLKNDIVWKKTHKLGSYTYMIAGFVLLVYTLATFLSNNIVYSIIGLLLSIILVLIVPILYSYYKFNEINN; encoded by the coding sequence ATGAAAACTATCCAATTTATTTTTCCTTTAGCTATATTGAATTTTTTAACTTTAATTTTAGTGAGTTTTGGGCTTCCTGATTTTGTTCCTACTCATGTTAATATATATGGATCTATAGATTCCTTTGGATCTAAATGGTTCATCCCACTATTGGGGATTATTCCAATTATCCTTATTGCTATTTATATCTTGTATTTATATTATGGAGAGTCAGATATAAATAGAAGTATTGAAGAAAAGGTGATTCCAGCAATAGCTTTTCTTTTTATTATTATAAGTTGGATTCCAGTTTTTTTGGCTCTAGAATTTAGTGATAGTAATAATCCTTTGAATTTGGTGTCTATTGATATATTTCATTTTCCTATTGATATAGTTCCTTTAATTTTAATATTATTGTCAGTTTTTTTTATTTTTATTGGCTATTTTATGGAGGATATAAAGCCTAATCATTTTTTAGGTATTAGAACTCCTTGGACTCTTAAAAATGATATTGTTTGGAAAAAAACTCATAAATTAGGCTCTTATACATATATGATAGCAGGATTCGTTTTATTAGTATATACATTAGCTACATTTTTAAGTAATAATATTGTTTATAGTATTATTGGATTACTTCTTTCTATAATTTTAGTTTTAATAGTTCCTATATTATATTCTTATTATAAATTTAATGAGATAAATAATTAA